Proteins encoded by one window of Pseudochaenichthys georgianus chromosome 9, fPseGeo1.2, whole genome shotgun sequence:
- the isca1 gene encoding iron-sulfur cluster assembly 1 homolog, mitochondrial, whose product MSASVVRATVRAVSKRKILPTRAALTLTPAAVNRISLLLKNKPGFIAMKVGVRTRGCNGLTYTLDYTKEKDKSDEEVLQDGVRVFIEKKAQLTLLGTEMDYVESKLSSEFVFNNPNIKGTCGCGESFNI is encoded by the exons ATGTCTGCCTCCGTGGTGCGAGCGACCGTCCGAGCGGTCAGCAAAAGAAAGATTCTGCCTACAAGAGCCGCACTGACACTG ACTCCAGCAGCTGTGAACAGGATCAGTCTTCTGTTGAAGAACAAGCCTGGATTT ATCGCTATGAAGGTCGGAGTGAGAACGCGTGGCTGTAATGGACTGACCTACACACTGGACTACACCAAGGAAAAAGACAAATCTGATGAGGAAGTACTGCAAGATG GTGTTAGGGTGTTCATAGAGAAGAAGGCTCAGCTGACCCTTCTGGGCACTGAGATGGACTATGTGGAGTCCAAGCTGTCCAGTGAATTTGTCTTCAACAATCCCAACATAAAGGGCACGTgtggctgtggagagagcttcAACATATGA
- the kiss1rb gene encoding KISS1 receptor b isoform X2 produces the protein MTLGGCESVCNESAALEGQGPPVLVDAWLVPTFFSLIMLVGLVGNSLVIHVVTKHQQMKTVTNFYIVNLATSDILFLVCCVPFTATLYPLPSWIFGEFMCRLVNYLQQVTAQATCITLSAMSVDRCYVTVYPLQSLQHRTPRMALVISVSIWIGSLLLSIPVAVYQRLEAGYWFGPQTYCSEVFPSASLQRAFIIYSFLVVYLLPLLTITACYAFMLKRMGQASVNPIDSSYQLQAHAERAAAVRARISRMVVVMVALFLICWGPIQVCILLQAFGLRSYLLYKFVLEMRAPWMYTGHPDSMWASYRKY, from the exons ATGACATTGGgaggctgtgagtctgtgtgcaACGAGTCTGCAGCTCTGGAGGGCCAGGGGCCCCCGGTGCTGGTGGACGCCTGGCTGGTCCCCACTTTCTTCAGCCTCATCATGCTGGTGGGCTTGGTCGGGAACTCGCTGGTCATCCATGTGGTCACCAAGCACCAGCAGATGAAGACCGTCACCAACTTTTACATAG tAAACCTAGCCACGAGCGATATCTTGTTTCTGGTGTGCTGCGTACCCTTCACTGCCACACTGTACCCACTGCCCAGCTGGATCTTTGGAGAGTTTATGTGCCGACTGGTAAACTACCTGCAGCAA GTGACAGCTCAGGCCACATGTATCACTCTGTCAGCCATGAGTGTGGACCGCTGCTACGTGACCGTCTACCCTCTGCAGTCGCTGCAACACCGCACGCCTCGCATGGCCCTCGTCATCTCTGTGTCTATCTGGATAG GCTCTTTGCTCCTGTCGATCCCTGTCGCTGTGTACCAGCGTCTGGAGGCAGGATACTGGTTTGGCCCTCAGACGTACTGCAGTGAGGTCTTCCCCTCTGCTAGCCTCCAGAGAGCCTTCATCATCTACAGCTTCCTGGTCGTCTACCTTCTACCCTTGCTCACCATCACCGCCTGTTACGCTTTCATGCTAAAGCGCATGGGGCAAGCCAGCGTGAATCCCATCGACAGCAGCTACCAA CTCCAGGCTCATGCAGAGCGAGCAGCAGCCGTACGGGCGCGCATCTCCCGGATGGTCGTGGTGATGGTAGCTCTCTTCCTCATCTGCTGGGGCCCCATCCAGGTCTGCATCCTCCTGCAAGCTTTTGGCCTCCGCAGTTATCTTCTATACAAG TTTGTTCTGGAGATGAGAGCACCCTGGATGTACACTGGTCATCCTGACTCAATGTGGGCTTCATATagaaaatactaa
- the psat1 gene encoding phosphoserine aminotransferase, producing the protein MEQKQTINFGAGPAKLPQSVLLQAQKEFLSYSGMGISVLEMSHRSADFNKILTKTESLLRELLTIPDNYKVLFLQGGGSGQFSAVPLNLIGLKEDTCADYLVTGTWSEKAAKEAEKYGKVNIVHPKLDSYTKIPDPSSWTLNPSASYVYYCCNETVHGVEYNFTPATNGVTLVSDMSSNFLSRPVDVSKFGLIFAGAQKNVGCAGVTVVIVREDLLGHALNDCPIVLNYKVQADMNSLYNTPPCFSIYIMGLVLEWIKNNGGSAAMEALNKQKSSMIYDIINASNGFYECPVDETCRSRMNVPFHIGSKEGDEGLEKEFLAGASKRGMISLKGHRSVGGIRASLYNAVTLEDAEALGTYMKVFMKEH; encoded by the exons ATGGAGCAGAAACAAACCATCAACTTTGGCGCCGGACCTGCAAAACTCCCCCAATCC GTGCTGCTTCAAGCACAGAAGGAGTTCCTCAGCTACAGTGGTATGGGTATAAGCGTGCTCG AGATGAGTCACCGATCTGCGGATTTTAACAAAATCCTCACCAAAACAGAGAGTCTCTTGCGGGAGTTGTT AACCATCCCGGACAACTATAAGGTGTTGTTCCTACAGGGCGGGGGGTCTGGGCAGTTCAGCGCTGTTCCTCTCAACCTGATCGGACTCAAAGAGGACACATGTGCCGATTACCTGGTGACCGGCACATGGTCAGAAAAAGCAGCAAAAGAAGCGGAGAAATACGGCAAAGTCAACATTGTCCACCCGAAGCTGGACAGTTACACGA AAATCCCCGACCCCAGCAGCTGGACCCTGAACCCCTCAGCCTCCTACGTGTACTACTGCTGCAATGAGACGGTTCACGGCGTGGAGTACAACTTCACCCCCGCAACTAACGGGGTGACCCTTGTCAGCGACATGTCCTCCAACTTCCTGTCCCGACCTGTGGATGTGTCAAAG TTTGGGCTGATTTTCGCCGGAGCCCAGAAGAACGTGGGTTGTGCCGGGGTGACTGTGGTGATCGTGCGGGAGGACCTGCTAGGCCACGCTCTGAACGATTGTCCCATTGTGCTGAACTACAAGGTGCAGGCTGACATGAACTCCCTCTACAACACACCGCCATGTTTCAG CATCTACATCATGGGTCTGGTTCTGGAGTGGATCAAGAACAATGGCGGCAGCGCTGCTATGGAGGCCCTCAACAAGCAGAAGTCCTCCATGATTTACGACATCATCAACGCCTCTAACGGTTTCTATGA GTGTCCTGTTGATGAAACCTGTCGTAGCCGCATGAATGTACCATTTCACATCGGGAGTAAAGAGGGGGATGAAGGCTTGGAGAAGGAGTTTCTGGCTGGCGCTTCAAAGCGTGGAATGATATCACTTAAAGGACACAG GTCAGTTGGAGGAATTCGTGCCTCTCTTTACAACGCTGTCACACTGGAGGACGCTGAAGCCCTGGGCACCTATATGAAAGTATTCATGAAAGAGCACTAA
- the kiss1rb gene encoding KISS1 receptor b isoform X1, with amino-acid sequence MTLGGCESVCNESAALEGQGPPVLVDAWLVPTFFSLIMLVGLVGNSLVIHVVTKHQQMKTVTNFYIVNLATSDILFLVCCVPFTATLYPLPSWIFGEFMCRLVNYLQQVTAQATCITLSAMSVDRCYVTVYPLQSLQHRTPRMALVISVSIWIGSLLLSIPVAVYQRLEAGYWFGPQTYCSEVFPSASLQRAFIIYSFLVVYLLPLLTITACYAFMLKRMGQASVNPIDSSYQLQAHAERAAAVRARISRMVVVMVALFLICWGPIQVCILLQAFGLRSYLLYKLKIWGHCMSYSNSSVNPLVYAFMGNNFRKAFKHAFPAVFLWRTRGRVRVGNMDTEDGGDVGRQAPKGGAELNFLSSVS; translated from the exons ATGACATTGGgaggctgtgagtctgtgtgcaACGAGTCTGCAGCTCTGGAGGGCCAGGGGCCCCCGGTGCTGGTGGACGCCTGGCTGGTCCCCACTTTCTTCAGCCTCATCATGCTGGTGGGCTTGGTCGGGAACTCGCTGGTCATCCATGTGGTCACCAAGCACCAGCAGATGAAGACCGTCACCAACTTTTACATAG tAAACCTAGCCACGAGCGATATCTTGTTTCTGGTGTGCTGCGTACCCTTCACTGCCACACTGTACCCACTGCCCAGCTGGATCTTTGGAGAGTTTATGTGCCGACTGGTAAACTACCTGCAGCAA GTGACAGCTCAGGCCACATGTATCACTCTGTCAGCCATGAGTGTGGACCGCTGCTACGTGACCGTCTACCCTCTGCAGTCGCTGCAACACCGCACGCCTCGCATGGCCCTCGTCATCTCTGTGTCTATCTGGATAG GCTCTTTGCTCCTGTCGATCCCTGTCGCTGTGTACCAGCGTCTGGAGGCAGGATACTGGTTTGGCCCTCAGACGTACTGCAGTGAGGTCTTCCCCTCTGCTAGCCTCCAGAGAGCCTTCATCATCTACAGCTTCCTGGTCGTCTACCTTCTACCCTTGCTCACCATCACCGCCTGTTACGCTTTCATGCTAAAGCGCATGGGGCAAGCCAGCGTGAATCCCATCGACAGCAGCTACCAA CTCCAGGCTCATGCAGAGCGAGCAGCAGCCGTACGGGCGCGCATCTCCCGGATGGTCGTGGTGATGGTAGCTCTCTTCCTCATCTGCTGGGGCCCCATCCAGGTCTGCATCCTCCTGCAAGCTTTTGGCCTCCGCAGTTATCTTCTATACAAG CTGAAGATTTGGGGTCACTGCATGTCTTACTCCAACTCCTCCGTCAACCCGCTCGTTTACGCCTTCATGGGCAACAACTTCAGGAAGGCCTTCAAGCACGCCTTCCCCGCCGTATTTCTGTGGCGCACAAGGGGGAGAGTCAGGGTGGGAAACATGGACACAGAGGACGGGGGAGACGTGGGCCGCCAGGCACCCAAAGGAGGAGCAGAGCTGAACTTTCTTTCATCTGTGTCCTAA
- the LOC117453008 gene encoding uncharacterized protein encodes MDNQNKDGDLLDNREHNELKISELLAALAVRRSPSFDPRNISTSLSTLTNTGAGPSKTNGTFRSRATLPENIRQLSRRQFMRRDFLKESLPIPLPAPISTAVASSQEEHLQPSLPSSTCVFPAHLADKRLPSDSVGSIGERLEEREMHPHILGVQARSRRTLPEQNPQSGPTSAWFFEDLTDLQRKLFSGASKKSGATRNFAAAGKKACDD; translated from the exons ATGGACAATCAAAACAAGGATGGAGATCTGCTGGACAACAGAGAGCATAATGAGCTCAAG ATTTCAGAGTTATTAGCGGCTTTGGCTGTGAGGAGATCTCCATCTTTTGACCCCCGAAACATCAGCACCTCCCTCTCCACCCTGACGAACACAGGGGCAGGCCCTTCTAAAACCAATGGGACCTTTAGATCCAGAGCCACCCTCCCTGAAAACATCAGGCAGCTGTCGAGGCGGCAGTTTATGAGGCGGGACTTCCTGAAAGAGAGTTTACCAATCCCTCTTCCTGCGCCCATCAGCACTGCAGTGGCCTCTTCTCAGGAGGAGCATCTGCAGCCCAGTTTACCATCCTCGACATGTGTCTTTCCTGCTCACCTGGCAGACAAGAGGCTGCCCTCTGACTCTGTCGGCTCTATTGGAGAGCGACTTGAAGAGCGAGAGATGCATCCACACATCCTCGGGGTGCAGGCTCGGAGCAGGAGGACACTGCCTGAACAGAATCCCCAATCCG GGCCGACCAGTGCATGGTTCTTTGAGGACTTGACAGACCTCCAGAGGAAGCTGTTTTCAGGTGCCTCAAAGAAGTCTGGAGCCACAAGGAACTTTGCAGCAGCTGGGAAAAAGGCTTGCGACGACTAA